A window of Exiguobacterium sp. Helios genomic DNA:
ATGGAGAGTAGTACATCTGATAACCACTTATAGAGAGTCCATGGATGGTGGAAATGGACAGTCGGCGCAGATGGAATGGACTTCGGAGTGGCTGATTCGAAATGATGTAGAATCAGACGGGTCTGCCCGTTACAGCAAATGAGCGGCTAGTTTTCTAGCAACTTGGGTGGCAACGCGATGACTCGTCCCTTGAATGATTCAAGGGATGTGTCATCTTTTTTATTTCATTTTTTGGAGGGATTCTCATGAAAACGATTTTTTCAGGCATTAAGCCAACGGGTACGGTGACGCTTGGTAACTACATTGGCGCGATGAAACACTTTGTTAATCTGCAGGACGAACACGATGCATATTACTGTATCGTCGACTTACATTCCATCACGGTCGAAATTGACCGGATTGAACTTATGAACAATACACGGGCGCTTGCTGCACTTTATATCGCAAGCGGACTCAATCCTGAAAAATCAACAATCTTCGTCCAGTCGGAAGTTAAAGCGCACGCTCAGCTCGGGTGGATGCTGACATGTCTGTCCGGTATGGGTGAACTGGAACGTATGACACAATATAAAGATAAGTCGCAAGGCAAAGACCGGATTGGTGCTGGATTATTTGTTTATCCAACCTTGATGGCAGCCGATATTCTCTTATATGATGCAGAGCTTGTTCCAGTCGGCGACGATCAAAAACAACATATCGAGTTGACACGTGACTTAGCGCAACGTTTTAACAGCCGCTATTACGAAACATTTAAAATGCCGGAGCCGGTCATCGCCGAAACGGGTGCCCGTATCATGAGCTTGACGTCTCCCGATAAAAAGATGTCAAAAACGGATACAAATCCAAAAGGCTATATTTCGATGCTCGACGCTCCGGACGTGATTCGCAAAAAAATCAAGTCTGCCGTAACGGATTCCGAGGGGATCGTTCGATTTGACCGGGAAAACAAACCGGGCGTCTCAAACTTGCTCGAAATTTATTCATTGCTGGCTGGTATTTCAATCAAAGACTTGGAAGCAAAGTATGATGGATTGAACTATGGTGTATTTAAATCAGATGTCGCAGAAGTCATCGTTGCTGAACTAGAACCGATCCAGCAACGTTATTACGACTTAATTGATTCAGAAGAACTCGATTTGATTCTTGACAATGGTCGCGACAAAGCAGATCTGGTTGCTTCACGTAAATTGGCGAAAGTCGAAAAAGCGATGGGACTCCAACGGAAACGCGCAAAAGTAAAGAAATAATTTTAGGTGTCTTTCAACGATTCTTGCCTTTCTTCTTATTTTTTTAGAAGAAAGGTTTTTTTATTTGCGCAACAAAAAAAGCGCTCCCAGTTAAGGGAACGCTTTTTATACTTATTTACCTTCGATTGAAGCCCATTTGTACGAGAAATCTGCGCCGAAGTTATGTTCGACAATCCCTTTAACGTATGGTTTAACCATGAATGCACGTCCACGCTGATAAACAGGCGAGATGGCTGCAGAATCAAGAAGGATTTTCTCTGCTTCTTGAAGCTCTGACCAACGTTTTGTAGCATCCGTTTGTGTTTTTGCATCGTTGATGAGTTTATCGTACTCTTTATCTGACCACTTACCACGGTTGTATGGTCCGTCAGTCAAGAAGAGATCGAGGAACGTCATTGGATCTTGGTAGTCAGGACCCCAGCCGGCGAATGAGAACTCAAAGTCGCCTTTGTTTTCGAGATCAAGTTTGTTTTTGAACGGTTGTTGCTTGATTGTGACTTTCATGCCTGGAAGGTTCTTCTCAAGCTCACCTTTCAAGAACTCACCGATTTTCTTCGCGTCATCACTATCGTAGTTAAGAAGCTCAAGTTCAACCGATTTTTGACCGATTTCTTTTAAGCCCTCTTCCCATAGTTTTTTCGCTTCGTCTGCATTGTACTCGTTGAATGTCGGGTACTTTTCACGGAAGTCTTTTCCGTCAGCATCTTTCGCGAAATCTTTTGGTACGAGATAGTTTGCAGGAAGTGATCCGTTCGCCAAGATGACGTCCGTGATTCCTTTTTTATTGTAACCCATGTCGATTGCGCGACGGATTTTTTCGTTGTTTAATGCTTTGACTTTCGTGTTCAAGTAAAGGTAGAAGATTGTAGATTCACCCTTTGTTTTGAACTCGTCATTATCTTGATACTGAGCAACGAATTCTGAAGAGAGACCAGCACGGTCGATATCGCCTTTTTCGTAAAGGTTAACTGCTGTTGAAGTTTCTTTAACGACCTTGACGTTGATTGTGTTCAACTTGACGCTATCTTTATCCCAATAGTTGTCGTTTTTGACCATTTTCCAGCCTTGTTCACGTGTCCATTCTGTTAACTTGAATGGTCCGTTGTAAAGTGATTTATCTGCTGTCGAACCGAAGTCCTTACCGATTTTTTTCGAAAGTTCTTCCGATTTCGGCATGAATGGACCGAATCCAGTTAAACCAAGGAAGTAATCCGCTGGTGCTTTCAATTTGACTTCGAATGTCTTGTCGTCAACTGCTTTGACGCCAACCGCATCACGCTCGCCTTTTTTCGTGTTGTATTCTTCAGCACCTTCGATGTTGTAGAAGACATACGCGTATTGCGAAGCATTTTCCGGGTTCAAGACTTCTTTCCAAGCATATTCGAAGTCTTTTGCTGTGATTGGTGTACCGTCCGACCATTTAGCATCACGTAGCTTGAATGTGTACGTCAATTTATCGTCAGAAACTGTGTGACTTTCAGCAATACCTGGTGTCGGCTGTTGCTTGTCATCTAAACGATAAAGACCTTCCATCGTGTTGTTCAAGACGTTGAACGACACGGCATCCGTAGAAGTTGTTGGGTTAAGCGTCGGAATATCAGCACTTTCGATCAAGTTTAGCGTTTGCTCACTTGATTTTTTGTCTGAACTTTTGTCGCCCGATGATGTGTCATTTGAATCAGTCGTCGAACAAGCTGCAAGGAACGCGCTTGAAACGAGGGCTACAGATGTAGCCAGTGCAAAACTTTTCTTTTTCATGATACGATGACCCCCCTAAAATTTCCAAAGCTAGTAATCTAAGGTTTTTGAGCGAAAAAAAAAGTCGTTACTTTTATTCGACCAAAACCTCTCGTTACAAATAGTTTACAATGTTCTGATAATTTTGCAAACCTTTTATCCGATTTTTCTAAATATTTTTTCAAAACAATTTGAAAATAAGTGGAATTTTTAGTTTTTTGTGTGACTTTTTATAAAATAAAGCTAAATTTCTTTATTCAAAAAAAGCGATTTAACGGTCATCCGAACCGTTAAATCGCTTTTCCTTATTCTATTCCTATGCGATATTACGCGTGATAGCGTTTAAAGACGAGTGAAGCATTATGACCACCGAACCCAAGCGAGTTGCTGAGAGCATACTCCACATCCCATGACCGGCTTCCCTCGCGCACGTAATCAAGATCACACCCTTCACTCGGTTGTTCCAAATGAATCGTCGGGTGAACGATTTGTTCTTGCAACGATTTAATTGTCGCGATGGCTTCTACTCCACCGGCACCGCCTAGTAAATGACCAATCATCGACTTCGTCGAGTTGATGGCTAATTTTTCAGCATGATTTCCAAATACGGTATGGATCGCTTTCGTTTCAAGTACATCATTCATCGGCGTACTTGTTCCATGAGCATTAATATATTGAACGGCGGCCGGTTCAATACCTGCATCTTGAATCGCCATCGCCATTGCGCGCGCTCCGCCGTCGCCGTCTGGATCTGGTGCTGTGATATGGTAAGCATCGGCTGTTAATCCGTATCCGCTGACTTCTGCATAGATTTTGGCACCGCGGGCAATCGCATGTTCATACTCTTCAAGTACCAGGATTCCGGCACCCTCTCCCATGACAAATCCGTCACGGCCTTCATCAAACGGACGGCTTGCCGTGTTTGGATCATGGTTCGTCGACATCGCTTTATTGGCACAAAAACCAGCAAAAGCAAGATTGGTAATCGGTGCTTCTGCTCCACCGGCAATCATGACGTCCGCGTCGCCGCGTTCAATGACGCGTAACGCTTCACCAATCGCGTTTGTACCGGAAGCACATGCAGTGACGGAACAGTTATTCGGTCCTTTTGCTCCTGTATAAATCGAAACTTGGCCACTTGCCATGTTTGGAATCATCATTGGAATGAAGAATGGACTGACACGACGATGTCCCCGTTCAAAATAGATTTTCGCCTGTTTTTCAATCGTCTCGACGCCGCCGATTCCTGATCCGATCCAGACGCCGATACGTTCAGCATTGGCTTTAACATCCAGTTCAGCATTTTTGACGGCTTCCATACTTGCGACGAGCGAATAATGAACAAAACGGTCCATTTTCCGGGCTTCCTTTGCTTCGATGAATTCCGTGACATCAAAATTCTGTAATTCTCCTGTTACTTTCGTCGGATACTCATCGATATCAAGACGTTCCATCGGACGAATCCCGTTTTCACCGGCTTTTAACGCATTCCAGAATGTATCGACATCATTACCGATTGGCGTCAGTGCGCCCATACCTGTTACTACTACACGTTTTCTCATCATTTTATGTGTTCTCCCCTTTAGTCCAAGTAATGTAAGCTGCCCCCCATGTCAAACCTGCGCCGAATCCGGCGAGGACAAGTGTCGTCCCCGGTGACAATCTTCCTTGTCGCCGTGCCTCTTCTAGTGCAAGTGGTATTGACGCAGCAGATGTATTCGCATGTTCGTCAATCGTCACGATCACTTTCGCTTCTTCAATTCCAAGCCGTTCACGTGCTGCATCAATAATCCGTAAATTCGCTTGATGCGGAATCAGTAAATCAAGTTCGGCCAGTGTTCCGTCCGCTTTTTGAATGACTTTTTCCACGATGTCCGGTAACTTGCGGACTGCGAACTTAAAGACTTCCCGACCGTTCATTTCAATCGGACCATCCAGGTTTTTAAATAACAGATGTGCTCCGCGGCCATCCGTGCCAAGTTCAAAGGCATTCAATCCTTGCTGCTCGGTTGGACCGAGGACAACCGCTCCAGCGCCATCACCAAACAAGATGGCTGTCGACCGGTCTGACCAGTCAACGATGCTGGACATCTTCTCTGCACCAATGACCAGTGCATGCTTCGATTCCGTTGCCGTCATCATACTCGAAGCCGTCTGTAGGGCAAAAATGAATCCGCTACAGGCTGCGCTGATATCAAAAGCTGTCGCACCGAGTGCGCCGATCCGCTCCTGAACGATACAGGCAGTTGACGGGAAAGCACGTCCGGTTGCCGTTCCGACAACAATCAATCCGATGTCGTCTGCTGTCAAGTTAGCATCCGCTAATGCTTTTTCCGCTGCTTCCGTCGCTAAATCAGTGACATCGACTGCATCATCTGCAATCCGTCGCGCGCCGATTCCTGTACGTGTCCGAATCCATTCATCACTCGTATCGAGTGTCGCTGCTAAATCATCATTTGTCATCCGATGTTCGGGTAATGATGTACCGAGTCCTACAATTCCGATATTCATATGATTGCTCCTTTGAAATTAGTATCTGGTACTAATATAAAGCGTTAAACACATTTTGTCAAAGAGAAAAGAAGGTCTCCCGTTGAGAGACCTTCTTTCACGTAATCCAGATTACTCTGAATCAGCTAATGTGCGGACGACTTCCATGACCATCTTCGCTGAATTAATCGAAGCAATCTCCAAGAATTCATCAAATGACAGAGATGCTTCTTCATCGGCACTGTCAGAAATCGAACGTGTCACGACGAACGGAACATCGAACTGATGGCAAACTTGTGCAATCGGTGCCGCTTCCATCTCAACTGCCGCGACATCCGGGAAGTTCGTTTTAATGAGATTTGAACGCTCCGTATCATGGATGAACGAATCACCTGTCACGATCAAACCATGGACGACCCGAATCGCATCCATTCGTTCAATGACAGCTTCCGCTGTTGCAATCAGTTTTGGATCAGCTGTATAGGCAGCCGGCATTCCCGGTACTTGACCATACTCGTAACCGAACGCTGTCACGTCGACGTCGTGATGACGGACTTCCGTCGAAACAACGACATCACCGACTTTTAAACCGGCTCTGAATCCGCCGGCTGAACCGGTATTGATTACGGCACTTGGCTTGAAATGATCAAGCAGTAATGTCGTTCCGATTGCGGCATTTACTTTTCCGATACCGGATTTTAAGATGACGACCGGGACACTGTTCAACAATCCTTCATAAAAATGATAATTGGCAATGACGGTATCTTTTCGTTCCGATAATTCATTTCGAAGTAAGTTTACTTCTTCTTCCATCGCTCCGATGATTGCGATTGGCATGTCTTTTCCCCCCGTTCAAACAGAAAACCGGATTGCTCCGGCTGCTGTCCGTTCTTATTTACTTGATTGATGTAATTTTTACAGCGAAATCTCCGCCGGGTGCTTGAACGGATACTTGCTCACCGACGCTGTGACCGAACAGACTTTTAGCGATTGGTGATTCGTTCGAGATTTTCCCAGTGAACGGATCGGCTTCTGCACTACCAACAATCGTATACGTTTCTTCTTCATTGTCTTCAAGGATCAAGAATGTAACTGTTGTCCCGATACCAACAACCGAGATATCCTTCTCATCTTCCGAGATGATGGCGACGTTGCGTAACATCTCTTCCAATTGAGCAATCCGGCCTTCGACCATTGCTTGTTCTTCTTTCGCTGAATCATATTCCGCGTTTTCCGACAAGTCACCAAATGAACGGGCAATCTTAATGTTTTCGACAACTTCTTTACGGCGGACTGACTTCAGTTCGTTTAATTCGTTTTCAACATTCGCTTTACCTTCAAGCGTCATGTAATACTGTTTTTCTGCCATTTTTGTCACGCTCCTTTTTATTCCACTAGTATAGTATATTCACATCTTTTTTGGAATCAATATCCTCTTTGATCAAGTGAAGACCGATAATCGAGAATCGCCCGGATCTTCGTGACGAGTAAATCGATTGCCACGTGGTTTTCGCCACCTTCGGGAACAATGATGTCGGCATATCGTTTTGTTGGTTCACAAAACTGAAGATGCATCGGACGGACGACTTTCGTATACTGCTCGACGACAGAATCAATCGAACGTCCCCGTTCATTCATATCACGTTGCATCCGGCGCAGAATCCGAACATCGGCATCTGTATCCACGAAGACTTTAATATCCATCAATTCCCGTAAACGTTCATCTTCAAGCGCTAAAATACCTTCGACGATGATGACGTCACGTGGATCAAGCGGAATCGTCTCCGTTGCCCGTGTGTGCGCAACGTAATCATAGACCGGTTTTTCAACCGCCTGATTTTCTCGCAGTGCCTTAATGTGTTCAATCAGCAAATCGTTATCAAAGGCAAACGGGTGATCATAGTTCGTTTGATAACGCTCTTCCATCGATAATTCACTTTGATCCTTATAGTAAGCATCCTGCTCGATCATGACGATGGATTCACTCGGGAACGCGTCGACAAGTGACCGTGCGACCGTCGTCTTTCCTGAACCTGTTCCTCCAGCCACACCAATTACAACCGGTTTTTGCATTGAATTCTTACCTCCATCATTCATTCCGACTTTACTTTCCGACTGACGGACACACCGTCTCCAAGTGGGAAAATCGTCGTATCATATTGATCTTGCTCCATCATCCATGCCGTGAATTCTTTAACCAGACGGACAAGGCGCCGCCTTCTCCGGTCAAAGGTCTTCGGATCTGTCTCAAGGACATCTCCGTGCAAAAACAGGTTATCCGTATATAAAACTCCGCCTATTGGCACCAATCGCCCATAACCGTTAAAGAATTTTTTATACTGTCCTTTCGCTGCGTCGATGAATACGGCATCGAACTTCTGTTCAAGGGTTTCGGCTAATTCTACTGCATCAGCAAAAACGATGTCAATCCGGTCCGCGACGTCTGATCGTTCAATGAACATCTT
This region includes:
- the trpS gene encoding tryptophan--tRNA ligase; translation: MKTIFSGIKPTGTVTLGNYIGAMKHFVNLQDEHDAYYCIVDLHSITVEIDRIELMNNTRALAALYIASGLNPEKSTIFVQSEVKAHAQLGWMLTCLSGMGELERMTQYKDKSQGKDRIGAGLFVYPTLMAADILLYDAELVPVGDDQKQHIELTRDLAQRFNSRYYETFKMPEPVIAETGARIMSLTSPDKKMSKTDTNPKGYISMLDAPDVIRKKIKSAVTDSEGIVRFDRENKPGVSNLLEIYSLLAGISIKDLEAKYDGLNYGVFKSDVAEVIVAELEPIQQRYYDLIDSEELDLILDNGRDKADLVASRKLAKVEKAMGLQRKRAKVKK
- a CDS encoding peptide ABC transporter substrate-binding protein, translated to MKKKSFALATSVALVSSAFLAACSTTDSNDTSSGDKSSDKKSSEQTLNLIESADIPTLNPTTSTDAVSFNVLNNTMEGLYRLDDKQQPTPGIAESHTVSDDKLTYTFKLRDAKWSDGTPITAKDFEYAWKEVLNPENASQYAYVFYNIEGAEEYNTKKGERDAVGVKAVDDKTFEVKLKAPADYFLGLTGFGPFMPKSEELSKKIGKDFGSTADKSLYNGPFKLTEWTREQGWKMVKNDNYWDKDSVKLNTINVKVVKETSTAVNLYEKGDIDRAGLSSEFVAQYQDNDEFKTKGESTIFYLYLNTKVKALNNEKIRRAIDMGYNKKGITDVILANGSLPANYLVPKDFAKDADGKDFREKYPTFNEYNADEAKKLWEEGLKEIGQKSVELELLNYDSDDAKKIGEFLKGELEKNLPGMKVTIKQQPFKNKLDLENKGDFEFSFAGWGPDYQDPMTFLDLFLTDGPYNRGKWSDKEYDKLINDAKTQTDATKRWSELQEAEKILLDSAAISPVYQRGRAFMVKPYVKGIVEHNFGADFSYKWASIEGK
- the fabF gene encoding beta-ketoacyl-ACP synthase II, yielding MMRKRVVVTGMGALTPIGNDVDTFWNALKAGENGIRPMERLDIDEYPTKVTGELQNFDVTEFIEAKEARKMDRFVHYSLVASMEAVKNAELDVKANAERIGVWIGSGIGGVETIEKQAKIYFERGHRRVSPFFIPMMIPNMASGQVSIYTGAKGPNNCSVTACASGTNAIGEALRVIERGDADVMIAGGAEAPITNLAFAGFCANKAMSTNHDPNTASRPFDEGRDGFVMGEGAGILVLEEYEHAIARGAKIYAEVSGYGLTADAYHITAPDPDGDGGARAMAMAIQDAGIEPAAVQYINAHGTSTPMNDVLETKAIHTVFGNHAEKLAINSTKSMIGHLLGGAGGVEAIATIKSLQEQIVHPTIHLEQPSEGCDLDYVREGSRSWDVEYALSNSLGFGGHNASLVFKRYHA
- a CDS encoding beta-ketoacyl-ACP synthase III, with the translated sequence MNIGIVGLGTSLPEHRMTNDDLAATLDTSDEWIRTRTGIGARRIADDAVDVTDLATEAAEKALADANLTADDIGLIVVGTATGRAFPSTACIVQERIGALGATAFDISAACSGFIFALQTASSMMTATESKHALVIGAEKMSSIVDWSDRSTAILFGDGAGAVVLGPTEQQGLNAFELGTDGRGAHLLFKNLDGPIEMNGREVFKFAVRKLPDIVEKVIQKADGTLAELDLLIPHQANLRIIDAARERLGIEEAKVIVTIDEHANTSAASIPLALEEARRQGRLSPGTTLVLAGFGAGLTWGAAYITWTKGENT
- the mtnN gene encoding 5'-methylthioadenosine/S-adenosylhomocysteine nucleosidase; translated protein: MPIAIIGAMEEEVNLLRNELSERKDTVIANYHFYEGLLNSVPVVILKSGIGKVNAAIGTTLLLDHFKPSAVINTGSAGGFRAGLKVGDVVVSTEVRHHDVDVTAFGYEYGQVPGMPAAYTADPKLIATAEAVIERMDAIRVVHGLIVTGDSFIHDTERSNLIKTNFPDVAAVEMEAAPIAQVCHQFDVPFVVTRSISDSADEEASLSFDEFLEIASINSAKMVMEVVRTLADSE
- the greA gene encoding transcription elongation factor GreA, with amino-acid sequence MAEKQYYMTLEGKANVENELNELKSVRRKEVVENIKIARSFGDLSENAEYDSAKEEQAMVEGRIAQLEEMLRNVAIISEDEKDISVVGIGTTVTFLILEDNEEETYTIVGSAEADPFTGKISNESPIAKSLFGHSVGEQVSVQAPGGDFAVKITSIK
- the udk gene encoding uridine kinase, which gives rise to MQKPVVIGVAGGTGSGKTTVARSLVDAFPSESIVMIEQDAYYKDQSELSMEERYQTNYDHPFAFDNDLLIEHIKALRENQAVEKPVYDYVAHTRATETIPLDPRDVIIVEGILALEDERLRELMDIKVFVDTDADVRILRRMQRDMNERGRSIDSVVEQYTKVVRPMHLQFCEPTKRYADIIVPEGGENHVAIDLLVTKIRAILDYRSSLDQRGY
- a CDS encoding O-methyltransferase encodes the protein MNDFTAYVEGMIRPRDPLLQEMEAYAKERHIPIIELTGSEVLLSLLTLQQPKRILELGTAIGYSAIRMARALPDARITTVERNAKRYAEAKMFIERSDVADRIDIVFADAVELAETLEQKFDAVFIDAAKGQYKKFFNGYGRLVPIGGVLYTDNLFLHGDVLETDPKTFDRRRRRLVRLVKEFTAWMMEQDQYDTTIFPLGDGVSVSRKVKSE